One genomic region from Streptomyces sp. NBC_00457 encodes:
- a CDS encoding monovalent cation/H+ antiporter complex subunit F has translation MIFAVMAALLVTMVLTLLRTFLGPGLYNRILAINTFGTKTVLFVAVAGFLFGRPEFLDIGILYALVNFVATVAVLRLTHYQELVSDTEGGEGR, from the coding sequence ATGATCTTCGCCGTCATGGCGGCGCTGCTGGTCACCATGGTGCTCACGCTGCTGCGCACGTTCCTGGGCCCCGGCCTGTACAACCGCATCCTCGCGATCAACACGTTCGGCACCAAGACCGTGCTGTTCGTCGCGGTGGCCGGCTTCCTCTTCGGCCGTCCCGAATTTCTCGACATCGGGATCCTCTACGCGCTGGTCAACTTCGTCGCCACTGTCGCGGTGCTCCGTCTGACCCACTACCAGGAACTCGTGAGCGACACGGAGGGGGGTGAAGGAAGGTGA
- the mnhG gene encoding monovalent cation/H(+) antiporter subunit G — MSVLEVLSGVLLVAGALAVLTGGVGMLRFPDFYTRIHAAGITDSAGAGLILLGLLLRVDAWDTAVRLLIILLFLALTSPTATHILAHAARRDGVPMWREGDPRR, encoded by the coding sequence GTGAGCGTCCTCGAAGTACTGAGCGGCGTGCTGCTGGTCGCCGGTGCCCTGGCCGTGCTCACCGGCGGGGTGGGCATGTTGCGCTTCCCGGACTTCTACACCCGCATCCACGCCGCCGGCATCACCGACTCCGCCGGAGCCGGGCTGATCCTGCTGGGGCTGCTGCTGCGGGTGGACGCCTGGGACACCGCGGTCCGCCTGCTGATCATCCTGCTGTTCCTGGCGCTGACCAGTCCGACCGCGACGCACATCCTGGCGCACGCCGCACGACGGGACGGCGTGCCGATGTGGCGGGAAGGTGACCCGCGCCGGTGA
- a CDS encoding PucR family transcriptional regulator: MADLVGRASEEARGVPADLLEEYLPVLAEISTGGRLCPDELRRRRSIGARAAEQNVPMRGVVDLYLSATWLAWPTLPGVREAADADALRRIGEAVFRAADAAITAVAEGYEGAQRWSLRQEESFRREFVDDLLDGRNVETLVGRAERYGLRLAGSYVVIVAAGPQPFVDGGPMTRQVESIVGLDPASRDMLVTTRDGLLVCIVPDVRGTVEEFVTRVMESLRPDGAWRVGIGRPQRGPGGAVRSFEQARQALQIGQRLQLPGRVHRASDLLVYQVLIRDRSALADLVDVVLEPIRKARTGPGTLLRTLAAYYAADRVATAAARELHVGVRTVTYRLDRVEELTGYSVHDPQQSFTLQVAVLGAQLLGWPEGS; the protein is encoded by the coding sequence GTGGCAGACCTCGTCGGACGGGCGAGCGAAGAGGCGCGCGGCGTACCGGCGGATCTCCTGGAGGAATACCTGCCCGTGCTCGCGGAGATCAGCACGGGCGGACGGCTCTGCCCGGACGAGCTCCGCCGCCGACGCTCCATCGGCGCCCGCGCGGCCGAGCAGAACGTGCCCATGCGTGGTGTCGTCGATCTCTACCTGAGTGCGACGTGGCTCGCCTGGCCCACGTTGCCCGGTGTGCGGGAGGCCGCGGACGCGGACGCGCTGCGCCGGATCGGCGAGGCCGTCTTCCGCGCCGCCGACGCGGCGATCACGGCGGTGGCGGAAGGGTACGAAGGGGCCCAGCGCTGGTCGCTGCGCCAGGAAGAGTCGTTCCGGCGCGAGTTCGTCGACGACCTGCTCGACGGGCGCAACGTGGAGACGCTGGTGGGGCGCGCCGAACGGTACGGCCTGCGACTCGCCGGCAGCTATGTGGTGATCGTGGCGGCGGGCCCGCAGCCGTTCGTCGACGGCGGCCCGATGACCCGCCAGGTGGAGTCCATCGTCGGCCTTGACCCCGCGAGCAGGGACATGCTCGTGACGACCAGAGACGGTCTGCTGGTGTGCATCGTGCCCGACGTGCGCGGCACCGTTGAGGAGTTCGTCACGCGCGTCATGGAGAGCCTGAGGCCCGACGGCGCCTGGCGGGTAGGCATCGGACGCCCGCAACGTGGGCCCGGCGGCGCCGTCCGCTCCTTCGAGCAGGCCCGGCAGGCACTGCAGATCGGCCAACGCCTGCAACTTCCCGGTCGAGTGCACCGGGCGTCCGACCTTCTCGTCTACCAGGTGCTGATCCGGGACAGGAGCGCGCTCGCCGACCTCGTCGACGTCGTCCTGGAGCCGATACGGAAGGCACGCACCGGCCCCGGCACGCTACTGCGCACCCTGGCGGCGTACTACGCGGCGGACAGAGTGGCGACCGCAGCGGCACGCGAACTGCACGTCGGAGTGCGGACCGTCACCTACCGCCTCGACCGGGTCGAAGAACTGACCGGATACTCGGTCCACGACCCGCAGCAGAGCTTCACACTGCAAGTCGCTGTCCTCGGCGCACAGCTGCTCGGCTGGCCCGAGGGATCCTGA
- a CDS encoding IS110 family transposase — protein sequence MLLIGDDWAEDHHDVEVQDEAGHKLAAARLPEGVEGIGKLHELLAKHGGGDLDAAEVVVGIETDRGSWVQALIASGYQVYAINPRQVARFKERYASSGAKSDRGDAHALADMVRIDRAQLRPVAGDSEQAQAVKVVARAHQTLIWERTRTFQRLRSTLREYFPAALAAYADLTLNSTDALELLIKAPTPQTGAKLTRTQIHAVLARARRHNRDAKAATIQAALRERQLGLPEPVTAAYAATVIAHARLLIALNEQIADLEGQVKAHFLKHPDAEIYLSMPGIAHVTGARVLAEFGDDSTRYASAKARKNYAGTSPITRASGKSHTVQARYVRNNRLADALQTQAFSALRASPGARRYYDKQRAREAGYNPALRQLDNRLVGILHGCLKTRTLYDEATAWSHHAYTPAA from the coding sequence TTGCTGCTGATCGGCGACGACTGGGCCGAAGACCACCATGACGTCGAGGTCCAGGACGAGGCAGGCCACAAACTCGCCGCGGCGAGACTGCCCGAAGGTGTGGAGGGGATCGGGAAGCTGCACGAGCTCCTCGCGAAGCACGGTGGCGGGGACCTGGATGCCGCCGAAGTGGTGGTCGGGATCGAGACCGACCGCGGCTCCTGGGTACAGGCCCTGATCGCCTCCGGCTACCAGGTCTATGCCATCAACCCGCGGCAGGTCGCCCGGTTCAAGGAACGCTATGCCTCCTCCGGCGCCAAGAGCGACAGGGGAGACGCGCACGCGCTGGCCGACATGGTCCGCATCGACCGGGCCCAGTTGCGGCCGGTGGCCGGGGACAGCGAGCAGGCGCAGGCCGTCAAGGTTGTCGCCCGCGCCCACCAGACCTTGATCTGGGAACGCACCCGCACCTTCCAGCGGCTGCGCAGCACGCTGCGCGAGTACTTCCCCGCCGCCCTGGCTGCCTACGCGGACCTCACGTTGAACAGCACGGACGCCTTGGAACTGTTGATCAAGGCGCCCACCCCGCAGACCGGGGCGAAGCTGACCCGCACGCAGATCCATGCCGTCCTGGCCCGTGCCCGCCGGCACAACCGGGACGCGAAAGCGGCCACGATCCAGGCCGCGCTGCGCGAACGCCAGCTGGGCCTGCCCGAGCCGGTCACGGCCGCCTACGCGGCCACCGTCATCGCTCACGCCCGGCTGCTGATCGCCCTGAACGAGCAGATAGCCGACCTGGAAGGGCAGGTGAAGGCCCATTTTCTGAAGCACCCGGACGCTGAGATCTACCTCTCGATGCCCGGCATCGCGCACGTCACCGGCGCCCGGGTGCTCGCCGAGTTCGGAGACGACTCCACCCGATACGCATCCGCGAAGGCGCGCAAGAACTACGCCGGCACCAGCCCTATCACCCGGGCCTCCGGCAAGAGCCACACCGTCCAGGCCCGCTACGTCCGCAACAACCGGCTCGCCGATGCGCTGCAGACCCAGGCGTTCTCCGCCCTGCGGGCCTCGCCCGGTGCCCGCCGCTACTACGACAAGCAACGAGCCCGCGAGGCCGGCTACAACCCGGCCCTGCGGCAGCTCGACAACCGTCTCGTCGGCATCCTCCACGGATGCCTCAAGACCCGAACCCTCTACGACGAAGCGACCGCCTGGTCGCACCACGCCTACACCCCTGCCGCTTGA
- a CDS encoding integrase core domain-containing protein has product MQRPIELAQYTSFAFTAHLVDVGIDASIGTVGDALDNALMESQIGLYKTELIKPRKPWHGLSDVELATAEWADWFNNQRLHTAIGDIPPHEHETNYYAQHQPQPAAGANV; this is encoded by the coding sequence TTGCAACGACCAATTGAACTCGCCCAGTACACGTCTTTCGCGTTCACCGCGCACCTCGTCGATGTCGGCATCGACGCCTCGATCGGCACCGTCGGCGACGCCCTGGACAACGCGCTCATGGAGTCCCAGATCGGCCTCTACAAGACGGAGTTGATCAAGCCCCGCAAGCCCTGGCACGGCCTCTCCGACGTCGAACTCGCCACCGCGGAATGGGCCGACTGGTTCAACAACCAGCGTCTCCACACCGCGATCGGAGACATCCCGCCTCACGAGCACGAAACCAACTACTACGCTCAACACCAGCCCCAACCGGCGGCTGGAGCCAACGTATAG
- a CDS encoding DUF4040 domain-containing protein: MSTTFTLINVSLLAILTATAVTITRLRALYEATMLAALFSLVTACLFVLLDAVDVAFTEAAVGVGISTVLLLGVLALTRSWESVTPRRRRLPGAIAVLLVGGTLGYASLDLPEFGSADSPVQRHPVTEVYLHQSQEDIGIPNTVTSVLASYRGLDTLGELVVVFTAGLAVLSLLGPLARPEQTRPTADFHLADYRVIRVVSGALMPFILLFALYVLFHGDYGPGGGFQAGVIFASGFVLYGLVFGLDRAQRVVPRAALWFLVSLGLVLYVGLGITTMLLGGSFLDYDVLARHPETGQHLGIQVVETAIGITVASVMTTIFFGFAGRGVVSR, encoded by the coding sequence GTGAGCACGACCTTCACCCTGATCAACGTATCGCTGCTCGCCATCCTCACGGCGACCGCGGTGACCATCACGCGGCTGCGTGCGCTCTACGAGGCCACGATGCTGGCGGCGTTGTTCAGCCTGGTCACCGCCTGCCTCTTCGTCCTCCTCGACGCCGTGGACGTTGCGTTCACCGAGGCCGCGGTCGGCGTCGGCATCAGCACGGTGCTGCTCCTCGGCGTGCTCGCGCTGACCCGCTCCTGGGAGTCCGTCACCCCCCGTCGGCGGCGCCTGCCCGGCGCGATCGCCGTGCTGCTGGTCGGCGGCACGCTCGGCTACGCCAGCCTCGACCTGCCCGAGTTCGGCAGCGCCGACAGTCCTGTGCAGCGCCACCCGGTCACGGAGGTGTATCTCCACCAGTCGCAGGAGGACATCGGCATCCCCAACACGGTCACCTCGGTGCTGGCCAGTTACCGAGGGCTCGACACCCTGGGCGAGCTGGTCGTCGTCTTCACCGCTGGACTGGCCGTACTGTCGCTGCTCGGCCCGCTGGCACGCCCGGAGCAGACCCGGCCGACCGCGGACTTCCATCTCGCCGACTACCGCGTCATCCGGGTCGTCAGCGGCGCCCTCATGCCGTTCATCCTGCTGTTCGCGCTCTACGTGCTCTTCCACGGCGACTACGGCCCCGGCGGCGGCTTCCAGGCCGGCGTGATCTTCGCATCCGGCTTCGTGCTCTACGGCCTGGTGTTCGGCCTGGACCGGGCGCAGCGCGTGGTGCCGCGCGCCGCGCTGTGGTTCCTGGTCTCGCTCGGCCTGGTGCTCTACGTCGGGCTCGGCATCACCACCATGCTGCTCGGCGGCTCGTTCCTGGACTACGACGTCCTCGCGAGGCACCCCGAGACCGGGCAGCATCTCGGGATCCAGGTCGTCGAGACGGCCATCGGCATCACCGTCGCGTCGGTCATGACGACGATCTTCTTCGGCTTCGCGGGCCGGGGGGTGGTGTCGCGGTGA
- a CDS encoding Na+/H+ antiporter subunit E translates to MSLLDRDSTSAASAQQHPRRNSTMRFLRTAPFPVVFWLLLSGHYEPLLLALGALSVLVVCWLTRRARLDHQSVTVAFALRLPRYFLWLSGRVLVSTYAVALKVWSPRPDLSPVVESTPASQLPELSQVVYANSITLTPGTLSLDVEADSIEVHSLERAGVDELREGLMLKRVRQTEARR, encoded by the coding sequence GTGAGCCTGCTCGACCGCGACTCCACCAGCGCCGCGAGCGCGCAGCAGCACCCCCGGCGCAACAGCACCATGCGTTTCCTTCGAACCGCCCCGTTTCCCGTCGTGTTCTGGCTACTGCTCTCCGGACACTACGAGCCGCTGCTGCTGGCGCTCGGTGCGCTCTCGGTACTGGTGGTCTGCTGGCTGACTCGGCGGGCCCGTCTCGACCACCAGAGCGTGACGGTCGCCTTCGCCCTGCGCCTGCCGCGGTACTTCCTGTGGCTGAGCGGGAGAGTGCTCGTCTCGACGTACGCGGTGGCGCTGAAGGTGTGGTCGCCGCGGCCGGACCTGAGTCCCGTGGTGGAGTCGACCCCGGCATCGCAGCTCCCGGAACTGTCGCAGGTGGTCTACGCGAACTCGATCACGCTGACCCCGGGCACACTGTCGCTGGACGTCGAGGCGGACAGCATCGAGGTGCACAGCCTGGAACGGGCCGGCGTCGACGAGCTCCGCGAGGGCCTCATGCTGAAGCGGGTGCGGCAGACGGAGGCGCGACGATGA
- a CDS encoding lactonase family protein, giving the protein MHNNRKTHRRTSRSADIQGGHRVKSRTRRIVIGGGALAIAGAATVAVSLASASQYSGSAAGADHAVFVQGNELDGNTIHVFARDDDGKLSPSGTFATGGQGGDQVEAPTDSLASQGSLVYDDASGMLLAVNAGSGTVTSFRVEGQQLKDRRVVDSGGEFPASVAVHGRVAYVMNAGGEGSVQGFRITSKGLKPLKGSHRSLGLNNEDIPRFDTSPGEVEFAPDGRTLIVTTKGNNTVEVFPMKRNGLPAVAKPVVNKSAGGVPFAISFDRTGKRMLVAEAEKSTVTTYKVKHDGKLKVLQQPLASGQEVLCWLERAGNYFYGGNTGNSTVTGYRMDKQGKLALTNDVGIATPPSANSQGVIDLAVSEDEKFVYVQNAVSGTVDGFRVEANGALTKVTTAEGLPAFDESGMEGIAAV; this is encoded by the coding sequence ATGCACAACAACCGCAAAACCCACCGTCGCACGAGCCGGTCCGCCGACATACAGGGCGGTCACCGGGTGAAGTCCAGGACACGGCGCATCGTGATCGGCGGCGGGGCCCTGGCCATCGCCGGGGCCGCCACGGTGGCCGTGTCCCTGGCCTCGGCGAGCCAGTACTCCGGGAGCGCTGCCGGGGCCGACCACGCGGTCTTCGTCCAGGGCAACGAGCTGGACGGCAACACCATCCATGTGTTCGCGCGGGACGACGACGGCAAACTGAGTCCCTCGGGGACCTTCGCGACCGGTGGCCAGGGCGGTGACCAGGTCGAAGCGCCCACCGACTCGCTCGCCTCCCAGGGCTCACTCGTCTACGACGATGCTTCAGGCATGCTGCTGGCCGTCAATGCAGGCAGCGGCACGGTGACCTCTTTCCGCGTCGAAGGGCAACAGCTCAAGGACCGGCGGGTCGTGGACTCCGGCGGCGAGTTCCCGGCCAGTGTCGCGGTGCACGGCAGGGTCGCGTACGTCATGAATGCGGGTGGCGAGGGCAGCGTCCAGGGCTTCAGGATCACCAGCAAGGGGCTCAAGCCCCTGAAGGGGTCCCACCGTTCCCTGGGCCTGAACAACGAGGACATCCCCCGGTTCGACACCTCGCCGGGCGAGGTCGAGTTCGCCCCGGACGGTCGCACTCTGATCGTCACCACCAAGGGCAACAACACCGTCGAAGTCTTCCCGATGAAGCGCAACGGCCTGCCGGCCGTCGCCAAACCGGTCGTCAACAAGTCGGCCGGCGGCGTGCCGTTCGCGATCAGCTTCGACAGGACCGGGAAACGGATGCTGGTCGCCGAGGCCGAGAAGTCCACCGTCACCACGTACAAGGTGAAGCACGACGGCAAGCTGAAGGTTCTTCAACAGCCCCTGGCCAGCGGCCAGGAGGTCCTGTGCTGGCTGGAGCGCGCGGGCAACTACTTCTACGGCGGCAACACCGGCAACTCCACCGTCACTGGATACCGCATGGACAAACAAGGCAAGCTGGCCCTGACCAACGACGTGGGCATCGCCACCCCGCCATCCGCCAACTCGCAGGGCGTCATCGACCTCGCCGTGTCGGAGGACGAGAAGTTCGTGTACGTCCAGAACGCCGTCTCCGGCACCGTCGACGGCTTCCGCGTCGAGGCCAACGGTGCCCTCACCAAAGTCACGACGGCCGAGGGCCTGCCCGCCTTCGACGAGTCCGGCATGGAGGGCATCGCCGCCGTCTGA
- a CDS encoding CBS domain-containing protein produces the protein MHAADVIETLPTALPDDDILSAVQMVSRHGLPGLVVADERGELIGCMSSVDLLRAALPHYFLDDPGLTRVIDEGHADRIAAAMVGTRVRDVLTWGPPRIPRVGPRATAVEIAELMVRRQCPFALVEREGGGILGIVTANRLLGLLAAAAEGAP, from the coding sequence ATGCATGCCGCCGATGTCATCGAGACGTTGCCGACCGCGCTCCCGGACGACGACATCCTTTCCGCCGTACAGATGGTCTCCCGACACGGTCTGCCCGGCCTCGTCGTCGCCGACGAACGGGGGGAACTGATCGGCTGTATGTCGTCGGTCGACCTGCTTCGGGCGGCGCTTCCCCACTATTTCCTGGACGATCCGGGCCTCACCCGCGTCATCGACGAGGGGCATGCCGACCGGATAGCAGCGGCGATGGTCGGCACCCGCGTCCGTGACGTCCTCACCTGGGGTCCGCCGCGGATACCGAGGGTCGGGCCGCGGGCGACGGCGGTGGAGATCGCCGAGTTGATGGTGCGGCGGCAGTGTCCGTTCGCCCTGGTCGAGCGGGAAGGGGGCGGGATCCTCGGGATCGTCACCGCCAACCGTCTGCTCGGGCTGCTCGCCGCCGCGGCCGAGGGCGCGCCCTGA
- a CDS encoding SPFH domain-containing protein, translated as MDAFLIAGLIVALIAVFTVVRAVRIVPQARARNVERLGRYHRTLNPGLSLVIPYIDRVHPVIDLREQVVSFKPQPVITEDNLVVEIDTVLYFQVTDPRAAFYEIANFLQAVEQLTVTTLRNVVGSMDLEKTLTSRDTINSQLRGVLDEATGKWGLRVNRVEIKAIDPPQSIKDAMQKQMRAERDKRAAILGAEGQRQSQILTAEGDKQAAVLRAEGNRTAAILQAEGRSRAIDEVFQAVHRNDPDPKLLAYEYLQMLPQLAQGSGSTFWMIPSEVTAALQGVSRAFSEVLPQSPATREKPSDDMVAQAANDKAQAEEAAAAALADAAKAEGVAPDALPSNPDGRG; from the coding sequence ATGGACGCGTTCTTGATTGCCGGCCTGATCGTCGCGCTGATCGCGGTGTTCACCGTGGTGCGGGCGGTCCGTATCGTGCCCCAGGCGCGCGCTCGTAATGTCGAGCGGCTCGGCCGCTACCATCGGACCCTGAATCCCGGCCTCAGTCTCGTGATCCCCTATATCGACCGCGTTCATCCGGTGATCGATCTGCGGGAGCAGGTTGTCTCCTTCAAGCCGCAGCCGGTGATCACCGAGGACAATCTGGTCGTCGAGATCGATACCGTCCTGTATTTCCAGGTCACCGACCCGCGAGCGGCTTTTTATGAGATCGCGAATTTCCTTCAGGCGGTGGAGCAGCTCACCGTTACCACCTTGCGCAACGTCGTGGGATCCATGGACCTGGAGAAGACGCTCACCTCGCGGGACACCATCAACAGTCAGCTTCGCGGGGTGCTGGACGAGGCCACCGGAAAGTGGGGACTGAGGGTCAACCGGGTGGAGATCAAGGCCATCGACCCTCCGCAGTCCATCAAGGACGCGATGCAGAAGCAGATGCGGGCCGAGCGGGACAAGCGGGCCGCGATTCTGGGGGCCGAGGGGCAGCGCCAGTCGCAGATCCTCACCGCCGAAGGCGACAAGCAGGCCGCGGTCCTGCGCGCGGAGGGCAACCGTACCGCTGCGATCCTCCAGGCCGAGGGCCGGTCCCGGGCCATCGACGAGGTGTTCCAGGCCGTGCATCGCAACGATCCCGACCCCAAGCTGCTCGCCTACGAGTACCTCCAGATGCTGCCCCAGCTCGCGCAGGGCTCGGGCAGCACCTTCTGGATGATCCCCAGCGAGGTCACCGCCGCGCTCCAGGGCGTGTCCCGTGCCTTCAGCGAGGTGCTCCCGCAGTCGCCGGCCACCCGCGAGAAGCCCTCGGACGACATGGTGGCCCAGGCCGCCAACGACAAGGCTCAGGCCGAGGAAGCCGCTGCCGCGGCCCTCGCCGACGCTGCCAAGGCCGAGGGCGTCGCCCCCGACGCCCTCCCGTCCAACCCCGATGGCCGTGGGTGA
- a CDS encoding acyl-CoA synthetase yields the protein MTSGHGSTVDGILRRSARRTPARVAVEYGDRAWTYEELDEAVSRAASVLRDQGLAPGDRVGSYGHNSDAYLIGFLACARAGLVHVPVNQNLTGDDLAYIVGQSGSALVLADPGLSDRLPDGVRTVPLRDAGDSLLARLAQAPEYDGPEPRSEDLVQLLYTSGTTALPKGAMMTHRALVHEYLSAITALDLSAGDRPVHSLPLYHSAQMHVFLLPYLAAGATNIILDAPDGDRLFDLIEAGRVDSLFAPPTVWIGLANRPDFDRRDLGGLRKAYYGASIMPVPVLERLRERLPKLAFYNCFGQSEIGPLATVLGPHEHKGRMDSCGRPVLFVDARVVDEDGKDVPDGTPGEIVYRSPQLCEGYWDKPEETADAFRDGWFHSGDLAVRDAHGYFTIVDRVKDVINSGGVLVASRQVEDALYTHEAVAEVAVIGLLDERWIEAVTAVVVRRGETTQEDLIAHARDKLPHFKAPKRVLFVDELPRNASGKILKRELRDRFGGTSL from the coding sequence ATGACGTCTGGACACGGCAGTACGGTTGACGGGATCCTGCGGCGCAGCGCCCGGCGCACCCCGGCGCGCGTCGCGGTCGAGTACGGCGACCGCGCCTGGACGTACGAGGAACTCGACGAGGCCGTCTCACGGGCCGCGAGCGTCCTGCGCGACCAGGGCCTCGCCCCCGGCGACCGGGTCGGCTCCTACGGCCACAACTCCGACGCCTACCTCATCGGCTTCCTGGCCTGCGCCCGGGCGGGCCTGGTGCACGTACCAGTCAACCAGAACCTGACCGGCGACGACCTCGCGTACATCGTCGGCCAGTCCGGCAGCGCGCTGGTGCTCGCCGACCCCGGCCTGTCGGACCGGCTCCCCGACGGCGTCCGTACGGTGCCCCTGCGAGACGCCGGCGACTCACTGCTCGCGCGGCTGGCACAGGCCCCCGAGTATGACGGCCCGGAGCCGCGCTCCGAGGACCTGGTGCAGTTGCTCTACACCTCCGGCACCACGGCCCTGCCCAAGGGCGCGATGATGACGCACCGGGCGCTGGTGCACGAGTACCTCAGCGCGATCACCGCCCTCGACCTCAGCGCCGGCGACCGTCCCGTGCACTCGCTGCCGCTGTACCACTCGGCGCAGATGCATGTGTTCCTGCTGCCGTACCTCGCGGCAGGGGCGACGAACATCATCCTCGACGCGCCCGACGGCGACCGGCTGTTCGACCTGATCGAAGCGGGCCGCGTAGACAGCCTGTTCGCGCCGCCCACCGTGTGGATCGGCCTCGCCAACCGCCCGGACTTCGACCGACGTGACCTCGGCGGGCTGCGGAAGGCGTACTACGGGGCGTCGATCATGCCGGTGCCCGTACTGGAACGGCTGCGGGAGCGGCTGCCGAAGCTGGCGTTCTACAACTGCTTCGGACAGAGCGAGATCGGCCCCCTGGCCACCGTCCTCGGACCCCACGAGCACAAGGGCCGGATGGACTCCTGCGGCCGTCCCGTGCTGTTCGTGGACGCCCGCGTGGTCGACGAGGACGGCAAGGACGTCCCCGACGGAACGCCCGGCGAAATCGTCTATCGCTCCCCGCAGTTGTGCGAGGGCTACTGGGACAAGCCCGAGGAGACCGCCGACGCCTTCCGCGACGGCTGGTTCCACTCCGGCGACCTCGCCGTGCGGGACGCCCACGGCTACTTCACCATCGTCGACCGGGTGAAGGACGTCATCAACTCCGGCGGCGTGCTGGTCGCTTCACGGCAGGTCGAGGACGCGCTCTACACCCACGAGGCGGTCGCCGAGGTCGCGGTGATCGGCCTGCTCGACGAGCGCTGGATCGAGGCCGTCACCGCCGTCGTCGTCCGCCGCGGTGAGACCACGCAGGAGGACCTGATCGCGCACGCCCGCGACAAGCTCCCCCACTTCAAGGCCCCGAAGCGGGTCCTGTTCGTGGACGAGCTGCCGCGCAACGCGAGCGGGAAGATCCTGAAACGGGAGCTGAGGGACCGGTTCGGCGGAACCTCACTCTGA
- a CDS encoding NfeD family protein yields the protein MDPWLIWLITAAVLAGAEIFTLTAALGMLSAAALVTAGSAAVGLPLPFQFLVFTIVATVTVVFVRPIAVRHVLQPQVARFGVDALVGKPAQVVAEVTGLGGRVRIDGEEWTARAYDETLVIPAGKTVDVMEISGATAIVYPRD from the coding sequence ATGGATCCATGGCTGATCTGGTTGATCACCGCAGCTGTGCTGGCTGGGGCGGAGATCTTCACCCTGACCGCTGCGCTCGGAATGCTGAGTGCGGCCGCGTTGGTGACGGCGGGGTCTGCCGCGGTCGGGCTGCCGTTGCCGTTCCAGTTCCTGGTGTTCACCATCGTCGCCACGGTCACCGTGGTGTTCGTGCGCCCCATTGCGGTGCGCCATGTGCTCCAGCCCCAAGTGGCGCGATTCGGTGTGGACGCACTGGTCGGCAAGCCTGCCCAGGTCGTTGCGGAGGTGACGGGCCTGGGCGGCAGGGTCCGCATCGACGGTGAGGAGTGGACGGCCCGCGCCTACGACGAGACGCTGGTGATTCCTGCCGGCAAGACCGTCGACGTCATGGAGATAAGCGGCGCCACCGCGATCGTCTACCCACGGGATTGA